A portion of the Sabethes cyaneus chromosome 3, idSabCyanKW18_F2, whole genome shotgun sequence genome contains these proteins:
- the LOC128740596 gene encoding uncharacterized protein LOC128740596, translating into MLVPLVKVLCGFREWRLAFDGDVKEMFHQMKIRVEDRQKQRFLYRKDPNDPPSIYVMDVATFGSTCSPCSTQFVKNKNADEFAGRYPEAAAAIIKRHSVDDYFDSVESVEEVVKLAREVRLVHRKGGFKIRNWVSNAPEVLQSLGETKPVAPVHFNQDKQTSKERVLGVIWDSNTDEFAFSTTHREGLLPYLFEEKRPTKRIVASCVMGFFDPLGLLAPITIHGKIIIQHLWRSSCDWDQEIDTKCWELWKQWTELLPEVEAIRIPRCYIGDAKRAEVESLEVHNFTDASEHAYGCVAYLRAVVRGMVPSRAKVAPIKRQSNPRLELMGMVLGARLSQSVLENHSYDISRTVFWTDSRTICSWINSDQHRYKQFVAFRIGEILELTKMSDWRWIPTKLNIADVLTKWRQGPPLQSDGVWFKGPEFLYRPEDTWPSKQSIVEETEEEVRGAVLFHEVVNVEAISSCTRLLRVTATVVRFIDNCRRKRRGESTLTTRAATKQHRILELCKPPSSKMNSSEQEKSCGVMCSWTVFRTR; encoded by the coding sequence ATGCTTGTACCGTTGGTAAAGGTTCTCTGTGGTTTCCGAGAATGGCGACTCGCTTTCGACGGAGATGTGAAGGAAATGTTCCACCAGATGAAGATTCGCGTCGAGGACAGACAAAAGCAGCGGTTTCTCTATAGGAAGGATCCAAACGATCCACCGAGTATCTACGTCATGGACGTAGCAACCTTTGGGTCGACATGTTCCCCATGTTCGACCCAAtttgtaaaaaacaaaaacgcagaCGAGTTCGCAGGTCGATATCCGGAAGCAGCCGCGGCCATCATTAAACGGCACTCCGTAGACGACTATTTCGACAGCGTTGAATCCGTCGAAGAAGTAGTAAAGCTAGCGCGAGAGGTGCGTCTGGTACACCGAAAGGGAGGCTTCAAAATCCGGAACTGGGTGTCTAACGCGCCAGAAGTGCTCCAGAGTCTGGGAGAGACGAAACCAGTCGCACCAGTACACTTTAACCAGGACAAACAAACGTCGAAGGAGCGAGTTCTAGGAGTGATCTGGGATTCGAACACAGATGAATTCGCATTCTCCACGACGCACCGCGAAGGGCTACTTCCGTACCTGTTCGAAGAAAAGAGGCCGACAAAACGGATTGTAGCAAGCTGTGTGATGGGGTTCTTCGATCCGCTCGGTTTGTTGGCACCAATCACCATCCACGGCAAAATCATCATCCAACACCTGTGGCGTTCCAGCTGCGATTGGGATCAGGAGATCGATACCAAGTGCTGGGAGTTGTGGAAGCAGTGGACCGAGCTGTTGCCAGAAGTGGAAGCCATACGAATTCCTCGTTGCTACATCGGCGATGCCAAGCGCGCTGAAGTCGAGTCGTTGGAAGTGCACAACTTTACTGATGCCAGCGAACATGCGTACGGATGCGTGGCATACCTGCGAGCGGTGGTGAGAGGAATGGTACCTTCGCGAGCGAAGGTTGCACCGATAAAGCGGCAATCAAACCCTCGTCTAGAGTTAATGGGCATGGTTCTCGGGGCCCGTTTGAGTCAGTCGGTTTTGGAAAACCATTCGTACGACATCTCTCGCACCGTCTTCTGGACAGATTCTCGTACAATTTGTAGCTGGATCAATTCCGACCAACATCGCTACAAGCAATTCGTAGCATTCCGCATTGGAGAAATCCTAGAGCTCACTAAGATGTCAGATTGGCGATGGATACCGACGAAACTCAACATAGCGGACGTACTGACGAAGTGGAGGCAAGGCCCGCCGCTTCAAAGCGATGGTGTATGGTTCAAAGGACCGGAATTCCTGTACCGGCCAGAAGATACGTGGCCATCGAAACAGTCGATCGTTGAAGAAACGGAGGAGGAAGTACGAGGGGCAGTTTTGTTCCACGAAGTGGTGAATGTAGAAGCAATTTCTTCGTGTACAAGACTTCTACGAGTGACGGCTACGGTGGTGCGCTTCATCGACAATTGCCGTCGTAAACGACGTGGCGAGTCGACTTTAACGACACGGGCTGCGACGAAGCAGCATCGAATATTGGAGCTGTGCAAACCCCCCTCAAGCAAGATGAACTCAAGCGAGCAGGAAAAATCCTGTGGCGTCATGTGCAGTTGGACAGTTTTCCGGACGAGATGA